A single genomic interval of Candidatus Hinthialibacter antarcticus harbors:
- a CDS encoding GxGYxYP family putative glycoside hydrolase — MLIHHLLSFMAVCAISNPIEVYDLTYALRFDANNREQVEDAWDHCHAVSTLQGIVNRDQPRLYIRFVENHGMNIDDYWLDQNSKPGEWLEDRPRKNIPDIQALIETYRSDINGVVVYDPAVPATSNLASSIAGAEDLIAIRYDASPNSLYSQIVLQGPQLPVKARLINEDGSSLFTGKDKIPGTDAPSTGSAKCDAYLWLKHHYMDTGKLNCEYAGFYLDAYWIENPRAANPNHHTLTNHDYFVSKRAFFFDLGVWEDETPVDDPTQKLGEDLKTLKALLLNAYHHGGREKMLHIGGFTPWANKYTDHGNAGGKHGGVPTEWEFSRIVSAYNGYVDADAIGMGAMANASFWQHYPLDEQYPQPWVTHDDLVKRGYLNRDGSINFDGREFIIFYVGDYDSAAWLYQMAPKFWDDPARGEVPMMWSISPVLERRAGMVMARMRKTATPNDYFVAADNGAGYLNPGMLQEPRPISGLPSGLDAWAAHCLPIYQRWGMSITGFVIDGYAPGLNEDGLSCYETFSPNGIVPQKIPPFMLHHQMPVLRADHDVNEGNINAAANHILARVKDRDLPFHWFRNILKSPQWYADVVTALKEKNPAIELLDAPTFFELLRIYGTAQENKPE; from the coding sequence ATGTTGATCCATCACCTGTTGTCATTCATGGCTGTATGCGCAATTTCAAATCCGATTGAGGTATACGACCTCACGTATGCCTTGCGGTTTGATGCGAACAACCGCGAGCAAGTCGAAGACGCCTGGGACCATTGCCACGCCGTCTCAACGCTTCAGGGAATCGTAAACCGGGACCAACCCCGCTTGTATATTCGTTTTGTTGAAAACCATGGAATGAATATTGACGACTATTGGCTCGACCAAAACTCCAAGCCGGGAGAATGGCTTGAAGACAGGCCGAGAAAAAACATCCCTGACATTCAAGCATTGATTGAGACGTATCGCTCAGATATCAACGGCGTTGTTGTTTATGACCCCGCCGTCCCCGCGACAAGCAACCTCGCTTCCAGCATCGCCGGCGCGGAAGATTTGATCGCGATTCGATATGACGCGAGCCCCAACTCGCTTTATTCGCAAATCGTTTTGCAGGGGCCTCAACTTCCGGTCAAGGCGCGGCTCATCAATGAAGACGGCTCATCTCTGTTTACGGGGAAGGACAAAATCCCCGGGACGGACGCGCCATCAACTGGCAGCGCGAAATGCGACGCCTACCTCTGGCTCAAACACCATTATATGGATACCGGAAAACTCAATTGCGAGTATGCGGGCTTCTATCTCGACGCGTATTGGATAGAGAATCCACGAGCGGCGAACCCCAACCACCACACGCTGACCAACCATGATTATTTTGTTTCAAAACGCGCCTTCTTTTTTGACCTTGGCGTGTGGGAAGACGAAACGCCCGTCGATGACCCGACGCAGAAGTTGGGTGAAGACTTAAAGACGCTGAAGGCGTTATTGTTGAACGCATATCATCACGGCGGCAGGGAGAAGATGCTCCACATCGGCGGGTTTACTCCCTGGGCGAATAAATATACCGATCACGGAAACGCAGGCGGCAAACACGGCGGCGTCCCAACGGAATGGGAATTCAGCCGAATCGTCAGCGCCTACAACGGGTACGTTGATGCGGACGCGATAGGGATGGGAGCGATGGCGAACGCTTCGTTCTGGCAGCATTATCCGCTTGATGAACAATACCCCCAGCCCTGGGTGACGCATGATGATTTAGTGAAACGCGGATATCTGAACCGCGACGGTTCAATCAATTTTGATGGACGCGAATTCATCATTTTTTATGTAGGCGATTATGATTCCGCCGCGTGGCTGTATCAGATGGCGCCCAAGTTTTGGGATGATCCGGCCCGTGGAGAGGTCCCGATGATGTGGTCGATCAGCCCGGTGTTGGAGCGCCGGGCGGGAATGGTGATGGCCCGCATGAGAAAGACGGCGACGCCCAATGATTATTTCGTCGCGGCTGATAATGGGGCGGGATATTTGAATCCGGGCATGTTACAAGAGCCGCGCCCGATTTCGGGGCTTCCATCAGGGCTGGACGCATGGGCAGCGCATTGCCTGCCGATTTATCAACGCTGGGGAATGTCGATTACCGGGTTCGTCATTGATGGATATGCGCCCGGGTTAAACGAAGACGGTTTGAGTTGCTATGAGACGTTTAGTCCGAACGGAATCGTCCCGCAGAAGATTCCACCGTTTATGCTTCATCATCAAATGCCAGTGTTACGCGCCGATCATGACGTCAACGAAGGCAACATTAACGCGGCGGCCAATCATATTCTTGCGCGGGTAAAGGACCGCGATTTACCGTTCCATTGGTTCCGCAACATTCTCAAATCACCGCAATGGTATGCAGATGTAGTAACGGCGCTCAAAGAGAAAAACCCGGCGATCGAACTGCTCGACGCTCCGACATTTTTTGAACTACTGCGAATTTATGGAACGGCGCAGGAGAACAAACCCGAGTAA
- a CDS encoding TolC family protein, giving the protein MRPFLIVLTLVFIASGCVTTTPPNDSPATLTTSNSQYFNDETNNHSPMASITEPIGPLTLQQAASLALLHNPSLSAFSWEIRARESLEIQEGFYPNPELETELENFAGTGPIDLFNQAEATALYSQLIEFGGKRENRQVVAQWETESARWDYRVAVADVLAQVAQRYFDVLTAQQRIEILNELLQLAEESVFAISERVKTGRVAPMEETRARVELAAEQNLLDQAKGELEAAKIQLAAAWGSAVPQFELATGTLGDIHELPSLESLSTEVEANPDVQRWSAEMKKREAALNLEVSQAVPDITLSGGLRYINESDDVAFIAAVSFPLNIFNRNQGAIQASRERIQKGEEEKRAVTVEALSALSTVYQSLLSSRTQIDRLKKEILPGANSAYEAVREGYEQGKFAYLEVLDAQRTLFESRTKLIETTADFHAHWVALERLLGKPLQNVIPADQMTMPEVKNNE; this is encoded by the coding sequence ATGCGTCCATTTCTTATTGTTCTCACGCTGGTATTTATCGCATCGGGGTGCGTCACCACGACGCCCCCAAATGATAGCCCGGCCACTTTGACCACGAGTAATTCCCAATATTTTAACGATGAAACTAACAATCATTCGCCGATGGCGAGCATCACTGAACCCATCGGCCCTTTGACGCTACAGCAAGCGGCGTCTCTAGCCCTTTTGCACAATCCTTCGCTTTCCGCTTTCTCATGGGAGATACGAGCCCGTGAATCGCTTGAGATTCAAGAAGGCTTCTATCCCAACCCGGAACTCGAAACGGAACTTGAAAATTTTGCTGGAACCGGCCCGATTGATCTCTTCAACCAGGCAGAGGCAACCGCTCTCTATAGCCAGCTCATTGAATTCGGCGGGAAGCGCGAAAACCGCCAAGTCGTTGCTCAGTGGGAAACTGAAAGCGCAAGATGGGACTACCGGGTTGCTGTCGCGGATGTCCTCGCTCAGGTCGCCCAGCGCTATTTTGATGTTTTGACCGCTCAGCAGCGAATTGAGATTCTTAATGAGCTGCTCCAACTCGCCGAAGAATCTGTTTTTGCTATTTCTGAGCGAGTGAAAACAGGCCGAGTCGCTCCCATGGAGGAAACGCGCGCACGCGTCGAACTCGCTGCCGAACAAAATCTTCTCGACCAAGCGAAGGGTGAACTCGAAGCGGCAAAGATACAACTTGCCGCTGCCTGGGGAAGCGCTGTTCCACAATTTGAACTCGCAACGGGGACGCTGGGGGATATCCACGAACTTCCTTCGTTGGAATCACTTTCTACTGAAGTTGAAGCGAATCCCGACGTACAGCGCTGGAGCGCCGAAATGAAAAAGCGCGAAGCAGCGCTCAACCTCGAGGTTTCACAAGCCGTTCCCGATATAACCCTGAGCGGCGGACTTCGATATATAAATGAATCGGACGATGTAGCCTTCATCGCGGCAGTTTCTTTTCCGCTCAACATTTTCAACCGCAACCAGGGCGCAATACAGGCGTCCAGAGAACGGATCCAAAAAGGCGAGGAAGAAAAACGCGCCGTGACAGTTGAAGCGCTTAGCGCTCTCTCAACTGTCTACCAGTCGTTGTTGTCCTCCCGTACCCAAATCGACCGGTTAAAAAAAGAAATACTCCCCGGCGCAAACAGCGCGTATGAAGCCGTTCGGGAAGGCTACGAACAAGGGAAATTCGCCTATCTGGAGGTTCTCGATGCGCAACGAACTCTCTTTGAATCACGGACCAAGTTGATCGAAACCACCGCCGATTTTCATGCGCATTGGGTCGCCCTTGAGCGCTTGCTCGGCAAACCGCTTCAAAACGTAATACCAGCAGATCAAATGACAATGCCTGAGGTGAAAAACAATGAATAA
- a CDS encoding alpha/beta hydrolase, with protein MKKYYPFTISVCLMIAVAQLCVAQDAKVEYTTKTDILYYENAASLEDAYINERCRLDLYYPTGLKDFPTIVWFHGGGLQAGNRSVPQALKEQGFAVAAVNYRLNPKVKCPAYIEDAAASVAWVMKRIDEFGGSPQRVFVSGHSAGGYLTSMVGLDKRWLAKHGVDADRIAGLIPFSGHTITHFTVRDERGIPRERPIVDKFAPLYHVRSDAPPIVFITGDREMEMLGRYEENAYMARMMKGAGHKATTLYELQGFDHGGMAKPAHDILVRFVKEIVSE; from the coding sequence ATGAAAAAATACTACCCATTCACGATTTCAGTTTGTTTGATGATAGCGGTCGCGCAATTGTGCGTTGCGCAAGACGCCAAGGTCGAATACACAACCAAGACGGACATTCTTTATTATGAAAATGCGGCGAGTTTGGAGGATGCGTATATCAATGAGCGATGCCGCCTTGATCTCTACTATCCAACCGGTCTTAAAGATTTCCCCACCATCGTCTGGTTTCACGGCGGCGGTTTGCAGGCGGGCAATCGTTCTGTTCCGCAAGCGCTGAAAGAACAGGGTTTCGCCGTTGCGGCGGTAAACTATCGGCTGAATCCCAAGGTGAAATGCCCCGCTTATATCGAAGACGCGGCGGCCTCTGTTGCGTGGGTGATGAAGCGCATCGACGAATTCGGCGGCAGCCCGCAGCGGGTGTTTGTTTCGGGCCATTCCGCAGGCGGTTATCTCACCAGCATGGTTGGCCTCGATAAACGCTGGCTGGCGAAGCACGGCGTTGACGCCGACCGCATCGCTGGATTGATTCCATTCAGCGGACACACCATCACCCATTTTACTGTGCGTGATGAACGCGGCATCCCGCGCGAGCGACCGATTGTTGATAAATTTGCGCCGTTATATCACGTCCGGTCTGACGCGCCGCCGATTGTGTTTATTACCGGCGACCGCGAGATGGAGATGTTGGGGCGGTATGAAGAAAACGCCTACATGGCGCGGATGATGAAAGGCGCCGGGCATAAGGCGACGACGCTGTATGAACTGCAAGGTTTCGATCACGGCGGTATGGCCAAGCCTGCGCATGATATCTTGGTTCGTTTTGTTAAAGAAATCGTTTCGGAATAA
- a CDS encoding CusA/CzcA family heavy metal efflux RND transporter, translating into MIEKMIKSSLSSRLLVFVMAVLVMVAGYYSYTRLPVDAFPDISPSLVQVFTITEGLAPEEVERYVTYPVEVVMNGLPDLQKIRSVSNFGLSVVNIYFKEGTDIYFARQLVNERLQEAREQIPEGFGEPSMGPISTGMGLVLFYYLEDETGLRSLEEMRTIQDWIIKFNLQTVSGVTEVLGIGGHEKQYHVVINPDALLQYDITINETTEKIRANNLNVGAQFIEKNAEEYLVRSVGLAYGIDDLESIVIKSESGRPVYLRDIADIRIGGAVRRGVQTLNGKQEVVAGMVVKLYGTNSSTVIEHVENKIEEINKILPEGVKIVPYYQQRDLVESCVATVTNALAQGIAFVVLILIIFMGGFRPSIVVSLSIPFSVLFATLGMSYFGLSANLMSLGGLAIAIGMMVDGTIVMVENVDRLLRQSGPSESKIHIIARACAEVGRPIAFSIAIIIIVFIPLFTLQGVEGMTFRPLAYTVAMAMLGSLIFAIAVAPALAFVFMRKPNTRSTVKQNTDILLVRWLKAPYLPLVRLFVRHRSFSLILVAVFLGIGVYIFPQLGSEFTPKLQEGTMIVRLTMAPSISLEESKDVTFRVERRLMRIPEITTVISRIGRGEVGAHTDPINSAEMYIVLKPQKEWRDPNWHQEDLSLVIREELGEIPGVATNFTQPIAMTIDELLEGVRAELAIKLFGDDLDTLKEKADEIAIVVQNVRGAADVQPDQIAGKPQLLIRPNRQAIARYGINMADVQEVIRTAVGGETVGQIFEGIRRFDIYVRYQKDRRSTPEDIGTILITSPNGSKVPLGELATIEEIIGPRQITREDNQRFITVQCNVVGRDIGSFVEEAQQAIDEQVNLPPGYLATWGGQFRLQQEANKRLAIVVPITLLLIFLMLYSSFNSLKNSFLILLNIPLALVGGVVALWITGENLSVPSSVGFIALFGIALENGMVLVTYLNELLRKGVSVDEASVEGAALRLRPVLMTALTTALGLIPLLFSEGAGSEVQRPLATVVVGGLVTSTILTLLVIPSLYKWFSIDPAQESREF; encoded by the coding sequence ATGATTGAAAAAATGATTAAGTCGTCTCTTTCCAGCCGATTGCTGGTTTTTGTTATGGCGGTTCTCGTGATGGTGGCCGGGTACTATTCCTATACCCGCCTGCCCGTCGATGCGTTCCCTGATATCTCACCCTCATTGGTACAGGTTTTCACCATTACCGAAGGTCTCGCTCCTGAGGAAGTGGAGCGCTATGTGACATACCCCGTCGAGGTTGTCATGAACGGTTTGCCCGACTTACAAAAAATCCGCTCGGTGTCGAATTTTGGGCTTTCTGTCGTCAACATTTACTTCAAAGAAGGAACCGATATCTACTTCGCCCGGCAACTGGTGAATGAGCGTTTGCAAGAGGCCCGCGAGCAAATCCCCGAAGGGTTCGGCGAACCCTCGATGGGGCCGATCTCCACGGGCATGGGACTAGTGTTGTTCTATTATTTGGAGGATGAGACGGGTTTGCGTTCATTGGAAGAAATGCGAACCATCCAAGACTGGATTATCAAATTTAACCTCCAAACGGTCTCAGGCGTCACGGAGGTGTTAGGAATCGGAGGCCACGAAAAGCAGTATCACGTTGTGATCAATCCCGATGCCTTGCTTCAGTATGACATCACGATAAACGAAACGACCGAAAAAATCCGGGCCAACAACCTCAACGTTGGCGCACAGTTTATTGAAAAGAACGCGGAAGAATATCTGGTGCGTTCCGTCGGCTTGGCCTATGGAATTGATGACCTGGAAAGCATCGTTATCAAGAGTGAAAGCGGACGCCCTGTTTACTTAAGAGACATCGCCGATATACGCATCGGAGGCGCAGTCCGTCGAGGCGTTCAGACCTTAAACGGTAAACAGGAAGTTGTCGCGGGGATGGTTGTTAAACTCTACGGGACGAATTCGTCAACGGTAATCGAACACGTTGAGAACAAGATCGAAGAGATCAACAAAATCCTCCCCGAAGGCGTAAAAATTGTTCCCTATTATCAGCAACGGGATTTGGTTGAGTCCTGCGTTGCGACGGTCACAAACGCTTTAGCGCAAGGGATTGCATTTGTTGTTTTGATTTTGATTATTTTTATGGGCGGCTTTCGGCCTAGCATCGTCGTTTCTCTCTCCATTCCATTCTCGGTGTTATTCGCCACTTTAGGCATGAGTTACTTTGGCCTCTCGGCAAACTTAATGTCCCTTGGAGGCTTGGCGATTGCCATCGGCATGATGGTGGACGGGACCATTGTTATGGTCGAAAACGTTGACCGCCTTCTTCGCCAATCGGGGCCTTCAGAGTCCAAAATCCATATCATTGCACGCGCGTGCGCGGAAGTCGGGCGTCCAATTGCGTTCTCGATTGCCATTATCATTATTGTGTTCATCCCGCTGTTTACCCTTCAAGGCGTAGAAGGGATGACGTTTCGCCCCTTAGCCTACACGGTGGCAATGGCCATGCTCGGTTCGCTGATCTTCGCGATTGCGGTCGCCCCAGCGCTTGCATTCGTGTTTATGCGAAAGCCAAATACACGGTCAACAGTCAAACAGAACACCGATATCCTTCTGGTTCGATGGCTTAAAGCGCCTTATCTTCCGCTTGTGCGGCTTTTTGTCCGGCATCGATCTTTCTCTTTGATCCTTGTTGCTGTTTTTCTTGGAATCGGTGTTTATATTTTCCCTCAACTTGGTTCTGAATTTACCCCCAAACTCCAAGAAGGCACGATGATTGTCCGCTTAACCATGGCCCCCTCGATCTCCTTGGAAGAAAGCAAAGATGTGACGTTTCGCGTCGAACGCCGCTTGATGCGCATCCCCGAAATCACAACCGTCATATCCCGAATTGGCCGTGGAGAGGTGGGAGCGCATACCGACCCCATCAATAGCGCGGAAATGTACATCGTTCTCAAACCGCAAAAAGAATGGCGCGACCCAAACTGGCATCAAGAAGATTTGAGCCTCGTGATTCGAGAAGAACTCGGTGAGATTCCTGGAGTGGCGACTAACTTTACACAGCCCATCGCGATGACGATTGATGAATTGCTTGAGGGCGTTCGCGCTGAGTTGGCGATTAAACTCTTTGGCGACGACCTGGATACCTTGAAAGAAAAAGCGGATGAAATCGCGATCGTCGTACAGAACGTGCGGGGCGCGGCGGATGTTCAACCCGACCAGATCGCCGGGAAACCACAACTATTGATTCGCCCGAACCGCCAGGCCATAGCCCGCTATGGGATCAACATGGCTGACGTGCAGGAGGTCATTCGCACTGCGGTCGGCGGCGAGACCGTTGGACAAATCTTCGAAGGCATTCGGCGGTTTGACATTTACGTCCGCTATCAAAAAGACAGACGCAGCACGCCCGAAGACATTGGTACGATTCTAATCACTTCCCCCAATGGGAGCAAAGTTCCCCTGGGGGAGCTGGCAACCATTGAGGAGATCATCGGCCCCCGACAGATCACGCGGGAAGACAACCAGAGGTTCATCACCGTTCAGTGCAACGTCGTTGGCAGAGATATCGGTTCTTTTGTCGAAGAAGCGCAACAAGCCATTGATGAGCAAGTCAACCTTCCTCCCGGCTATCTAGCAACATGGGGCGGACAATTTCGCTTGCAACAAGAAGCGAACAAACGCTTAGCGATTGTGGTCCCAATCACTCTCTTGCTCATTTTTCTCATGCTGTATTCAAGTTTCAACTCTTTGAAAAACTCATTTCTAATTTTGCTCAATATTCCACTTGCATTGGTTGGGGGCGTTGTCGCGCTATGGATTACCGGTGAAAATCTGTCCGTGCCGTCATCCGTTGGTTTTATCGCGTTATTTGGCATCGCGCTTGAAAACGGAATGGTGTTGGTGACCTACCTGAACGAATTGCTTCGAAAGGGCGTCTCTGTTGACGAAGCGTCTGTCGAAGGCGCCGCCCTCAGGCTTCGTCCGGTGTTAATGACCGCGCTCACGACCGCGTTGGGGCTTATTCCCCTGCTCTTTTCCGAAGGCGCAGGCAGTGAAGTACAACGCCCTCTCGCGACCGTTGTCGTCGGCGGACTGGTTACATCCACCATCCTCACGCTTCTTGTGATTCCGTCTCTATATAAGTGGTTTTCCATCGACCCGGCGCAAGAATCTCGCGAGTTTTGA
- a CDS encoding sialidase family protein, producing MIHSAIQIIALISLVCFCHLPSAAVEEAVANGKAVTQNAVEPNSSHTQPKGYSLPVIDLSSQTERQVIIDQEAGQYLGHPTTVLLEDKKTMIAVYPKGHGRGAIIMKRSLDGGLTWSERLPVPENWATSLETPTIHRVIDAKENRRLVLFSGLHPIRLSVSEDDGLNWTPLKPIGDFGGIVAMSDLIQTSGGQYQAYFHDDGRFLHNEGKRGAFIVYKTRSDDGGLTWSAQEEVVSHPVAHLCEPGLVKSPDGSQWLMLLRENSRQFNSFYCVSNDEGETWSAPKQLPGALTGDRHVIRYAPDGRLVITFRDMAHTTSTHGDFVAWVGTYDDIINDREGQYRVRLLDNKDGADTGYAGLELLSDGAFVSTTYCHLYEGKEPLVVSVRFQLSELDAIAP from the coding sequence GGCGGTCACACAGAACGCTGTCGAGCCAAACTCATCTCACACCCAACCCAAGGGCTACAGCCTGCCAGTGATTGATCTCTCATCACAGACAGAACGGCAGGTGATAATCGACCAGGAAGCCGGGCAGTATCTGGGGCACCCGACCACCGTATTGTTAGAAGACAAAAAAACCATGATCGCGGTTTACCCCAAGGGACACGGGCGCGGCGCGATCATCATGAAACGCAGTTTGGACGGCGGATTGACCTGGTCAGAACGGCTGCCGGTTCCAGAGAACTGGGCGACGTCGCTTGAAACGCCGACCATTCATCGCGTGATTGATGCGAAAGAAAATCGCCGCCTGGTTCTCTTTTCTGGATTGCATCCCATTCGCCTATCGGTTTCTGAAGATGACGGGCTGAACTGGACGCCGTTGAAGCCGATTGGAGATTTTGGCGGCATCGTCGCAATGTCAGACCTGATTCAAACCAGCGGCGGGCAATATCAAGCGTATTTTCATGATGACGGACGCTTTCTCCACAACGAAGGAAAACGGGGCGCATTCATTGTATACAAGACGCGCTCCGATGACGGCGGTTTGACGTGGAGCGCACAGGAAGAAGTCGTCAGCCATCCCGTTGCGCATTTATGCGAACCGGGGTTGGTGAAATCGCCGGACGGCTCGCAATGGTTGATGTTGCTGCGTGAAAACAGCCGCCAGTTCAATTCGTTTTATTGCGTCTCGAATGACGAAGGCGAAACGTGGTCAGCGCCGAAACAACTGCCGGGCGCGTTGACTGGAGACCGCCATGTAATCCGCTATGCGCCTGACGGCAGACTGGTGATTACGTTTCGCGACATGGCGCATACCACGTCAACCCATGGTGATTTTGTCGCCTGGGTCGGAACCTATGACGACATTATCAATGACAGAGAAGGCCAATACCGCGTCCGGCTGCTGGACAATAAAGACGGCGCCGATACGGGATACGCAGGATTGGAATTGCTCTCTGATGGCGCCTTTGTTTCGACAACCTATTGCCATTTGTATGAAGGCAAAGAGCCGCTTGTTGTTAGCGTACGTTTTCAGTTAAGCGAATTAGACGCCATCGCCCCTTGA
- a CDS encoding efflux RND transporter periplasmic adaptor subunit gives MNKKMIFISAMTVFLGIFLSVAIVLFNPTNGYSYAAFSKAPLELEHADEEGHEGHEHSDVDVHADEEEHEGHEHSDVDVHSDEDGHEESDSHAGEDDHEEHAIRFSTATLEEFNIKTAIASPGMLTKHIEVSGEVVINPDSVSHIIPRIPGVVKEVHKSLGAAVAKNELLAVLESRELATLKSSYLATLERYKLAQTNFNREKALWEKKISAEQDYLSSKQTLAEARINVTAAEQQLHAVGFSEEAIKQIPTQPDDLLTRYEIRAPFEGQVIEKHLTHGEFVKDETSVFTIADLKKVWVNFTLYQANLSSVRNGQTAEIFFNFGDFQTKGTISYISAVLDTHTRTATARVVVDNPTGVLRPGSFVNGLIAADTFPVSVYVPKTAIQTIENKPAVFVQHEDLFEPQFVEIGRTNKVGVEIVSGLKPGQVYVSEGGFALKAEMEKEAFASGGHSH, from the coding sequence ATGAATAAGAAAATGATCTTTATTTCAGCAATGACCGTTTTCCTGGGGATTTTTCTCTCCGTCGCAATCGTTTTGTTTAATCCAACGAATGGCTATTCCTATGCTGCTTTCTCAAAGGCGCCACTTGAACTTGAGCATGCGGATGAAGAAGGGCACGAAGGCCATGAGCATTCAGATGTAGACGTTCATGCGGATGAAGAAGAGCACGAAGGCCATGAGCATTCAGATGTAGACGTTCACTCGGATGAAGACGGGCACGAAGAAAGCGATTCTCACGCCGGTGAGGATGACCATGAGGAACACGCTATCCGTTTTTCAACTGCAACTTTGGAAGAATTCAATATTAAGACGGCGATCGCGTCGCCGGGGATGCTGACGAAGCATATCGAAGTCTCTGGAGAAGTGGTTATTAACCCCGATTCAGTCAGTCACATTATCCCGCGCATTCCCGGAGTCGTGAAAGAAGTCCACAAATCGTTGGGGGCTGCTGTGGCAAAAAATGAACTCCTCGCCGTGCTTGAGAGCCGGGAACTCGCGACGCTCAAATCAAGTTACCTGGCTACGTTGGAACGGTATAAGTTAGCCCAAACCAATTTTAACCGGGAAAAAGCGTTGTGGGAGAAAAAGATATCCGCCGAGCAAGATTATCTTTCATCAAAACAAACATTGGCCGAAGCGCGGATCAACGTCACCGCCGCGGAACAACAACTTCATGCAGTAGGGTTTTCAGAAGAGGCGATTAAGCAGATTCCCACTCAACCGGATGACCTCTTAACGCGTTATGAAATCCGCGCGCCTTTTGAAGGTCAAGTGATAGAAAAACACCTCACACACGGAGAGTTCGTCAAAGACGAGACCTCCGTGTTTACCATCGCTGATTTAAAGAAAGTTTGGGTGAATTTCACGCTCTATCAAGCCAATCTTTCTTCTGTCCGCAATGGGCAAACTGCCGAAATCTTTTTTAATTTTGGGGATTTTCAAACGAAGGGAACCATTTCATACATCAGCGCTGTTTTGGATACGCACACGCGCACGGCCACCGCCCGCGTTGTGGTTGATAATCCGACTGGCGTCTTGCGGCCCGGGTCATTCGTTAATGGCTTGATTGCCGCCGACACATTCCCCGTCTCTGTCTACGTACCCAAAACAGCCATTCAAACCATCGAAAACAAACCGGCCGTTTTTGTTCAGCATGAAGACTTGTTCGAGCCGCAATTCGTCGAGATCGGTCGGACCAATAAAGTTGGAGTAGAAATCGTCTCCGGCCTTAAGCCCGGCCAGGTCTATGTCTCAGAAGGCGGCTTCGCCTTGAAAGCGGAAATGGAAAAAGAGGCGTTCGCCTCTGGCGGGCATTCTCATTAA